A window of Candidatus Saccharibacteria bacterium contains these coding sequences:
- a CDS encoding M1 family metallopeptidase: MQAITRLYTSFQPKHYELDLTLLRKERRFVGTVIITGTAQHRDHLSLHAKELVISSVKVNDADATFTHEQDDELRIVSDAIKPHEEYRIQVEFSGHITNPMHGLYPCYFEHEGKKKELLATQFESHHAREVFPCVDEPEAKATFDLTLTTEQDITVLSNTPVKEQNKTNDHLVTTFETTPKMSTYLLAFVVGELQYREAVTKSGVVVRAYATHAQPADGLDFPVAFAAQVIDFFNDYFGVDYPLVKADMVAVPDFSAGAMENWGLITYRESTLLVDPQNSSVSQKQYVATVVAHELSHQWFGNLVTMQWWNDLWLNESFAAMMECVAIDAIHPDWDCWLDFASHDTVVSLRRDCLPGVQPVSLPVHHPDQISTLFDPAIVYAKGANVLKMLRAYIGEDAFRKGLQAYFNKHAFGNTVADDLWDAFSHASGHDIGAFMHAWIYKPGYPMVTVKQDGSNASLHQRRLLMSDKDYESLWPVPLFPNHEMSVPLLEQRKAEAQLESDKPLMLNLGGNGFFVTHYEDEEHQAYIRRQLESGIFAPIDRLRILHETLLLARGGELPLVEAVKLISAYKHEDKDAIWDMIALVISDARHFSEHNKEMEDGLKRLVLELVREQFERLGTAPRDSDTEEERKLRASIYSLAVWAEYQPAVDAALADFDRFEKPQELPVDLRGIVYSAGARWRGIDGYHKLLALYKASTSAEERQSLASSMSATRDTEIIKKLLGHVTDPKIVRTQDVAFWLIYLIRKKHGRELTWEWLTNSWDWIEEHFKSDKSYDDYPRYASGALLGQEWLKRYSDFFTPLLDDVALHRAITIGIEDIRARTEWFERDEPSLREYLTQIP; the protein is encoded by the coding sequence ATGCAAGCAATCACCCGCCTCTATACTTCATTCCAGCCCAAGCACTACGAGCTTGACCTGACATTGCTCCGCAAGGAGCGTCGCTTCGTCGGTACGGTCATTATTACCGGCACTGCCCAGCACCGTGATCATCTGAGCCTGCATGCCAAGGAACTGGTCATCAGCAGCGTCAAGGTCAATGACGCCGATGCCACCTTCACGCATGAGCAGGACGATGAACTGCGCATCGTCAGCGACGCCATCAAACCGCACGAGGAGTACCGCATCCAGGTGGAATTCAGCGGCCACATCACCAACCCGATGCACGGCCTCTACCCCTGCTACTTCGAGCATGAGGGCAAAAAGAAGGAACTGCTGGCCACCCAGTTTGAAAGCCACCACGCCCGCGAGGTCTTCCCCTGCGTCGACGAACCCGAGGCCAAGGCCACTTTCGACCTGACTCTGACCACCGAGCAGGACATCACCGTGCTGAGCAACACGCCTGTCAAAGAACAGAACAAGACGAACGACCACCTTGTGACCACCTTTGAGACCACGCCGAAGATGAGCACCTACCTGCTCGCTTTCGTCGTCGGTGAGTTGCAGTACCGCGAGGCCGTCACTAAGTCCGGCGTTGTCGTCCGGGCCTACGCTACGCATGCTCAGCCTGCGGACGGCCTCGACTTCCCTGTAGCCTTTGCCGCCCAGGTCATCGATTTCTTCAATGACTACTTCGGCGTCGACTACCCACTGGTCAAAGCCGACATGGTAGCCGTGCCCGACTTCTCGGCCGGCGCCATGGAGAACTGGGGTCTTATAACTTACCGCGAGAGCACACTACTGGTTGATCCTCAGAACAGCAGCGTCAGCCAGAAGCAGTACGTTGCGACCGTCGTGGCCCATGAGCTGTCCCACCAATGGTTTGGCAACCTGGTGACCATGCAGTGGTGGAACGACCTCTGGCTGAACGAGAGCTTTGCCGCCATGATGGAGTGCGTTGCCATCGATGCCATCCACCCGGATTGGGACTGCTGGCTCGATTTCGCCTCACATGACACCGTCGTCTCGCTGCGCCGCGACTGTCTGCCCGGCGTCCAGCCAGTCAGCCTGCCGGTGCACCATCCCGACCAGATCAGCACCCTGTTTGACCCGGCTATTGTCTATGCCAAAGGTGCCAACGTCCTGAAGATGTTGCGGGCTTACATCGGTGAGGACGCCTTCCGCAAGGGACTGCAAGCCTACTTCAACAAGCATGCCTTCGGCAACACCGTCGCCGATGACCTATGGGACGCTTTCAGCCATGCATCCGGCCATGACATCGGCGCCTTCATGCACGCTTGGATCTACAAGCCCGGCTACCCGATGGTCACCGTCAAGCAGGATGGCAGCAACGCCTCTTTGCACCAGCGCCGCCTACTGATGAGCGACAAGGATTACGAATCGCTCTGGCCGGTGCCGCTCTTCCCCAACCACGAGATGTCAGTACCCCTGCTGGAGCAGCGCAAGGCCGAAGCCCAGCTTGAGTCCGACAAGCCGCTGATGCTCAACCTGGGCGGCAACGGCTTCTTCGTCACGCATTACGAGGACGAGGAGCATCAGGCTTACATCCGCCGCCAGTTGGAAAGCGGCATCTTCGCACCGATCGACCGGCTGCGTATCCTGCACGAGACCCTGCTGCTGGCACGCGGCGGCGAATTGCCGCTGGTTGAGGCCGTCAAACTTATCTCGGCCTACAAGCACGAGGACAAGGATGCCATCTGGGACATGATCGCCCTGGTCATCAGCGATGCCCGTCACTTCAGCGAGCACAACAAGGAGATGGAAGACGGTCTCAAGCGGCTGGTGCTTGAGCTGGTACGCGAGCAGTTCGAACGCCTCGGCACCGCACCACGTGACAGCGACACCGAGGAAGAGCGCAAGTTGCGTGCCTCCATCTACAGCTTGGCCGTCTGGGCCGAGTACCAGCCGGCCGTCGACGCCGCCCTGGCTGACTTTGACCGCTTTGAAAAACCACAGGAACTGCCGGTCGACCTGCGCGGCATCGTCTATTCAGCCGGGGCCCGCTGGCGTGGCATCGATGGGTACCACAAGCTGCTCGCCCTCTACAAGGCATCGACTTCGGCCGAGGAGCGCCAGAGCCTGGCCAGCTCGATGTCGGCCACCCGCGACACCGAAATCATCAAGAAGCTGCTTGGCCACGTCACTGACCCCAAGATCGTCCGCACCCAGGATGTCGCCTTCTGGCTGATCTACCTCATCCGCAAGAAGCACGGCCGTGAGTTGACCTGGGAGTGGCTGACCAACAGCTGGGACTGGATTGAGGAGCACTTCAAGTCCGACAAGTCATACGACGACTATCCGCGCTACGCCTCCGGTGCCCTGCTGGGCCAGGAATGGCTTAAGCGCTACAGTGACTTCTTCACACCGCTGCTCGATGACGTCGCCCTGCACCGCGCCATCACCATCGGCATCGAAGATATCCGCGCCCGCACCGAGTGGTTCGAGCGCGACGAGCCTAGCCTGCGTGAATATCTGACACAAATTCCGTGA
- a CDS encoding alpha amylase C-terminal domain-containing protein, which yields MSAQPQQTNGVTVTTHGVVFWLWAPFATSVTIMGDFNDWSETATPLVHHAHGYWRVTVKEASVGQQYKYCIVAADGRLLKKNDPRALQLTASGDNAIIVDPDFDWQDDSFTLGPAYDQVIYELHIGTFNRPDASTSGTFDTAIEKLGHLAALGITAIELMPCSENWMDRWWGYTPDYLYAVESAYGGRHALMRFVREAHKRGIGVLLDVVYNHLSPDPGLDLWQFDGWSENGRGGIYFYNDWRAVTPWGDTRLDYGRPEVRQYITENVRMWLRDCHVDGLRVDSTHYIRNVLGRDNDPETDIPDGWQLLRDITTTAREASPDALLIAEDSASNRLVTEPVSAGGLGFNAQWETPLPYLLREVLGPGDDSQRDISRLSDFLQACDPANPASRAPFSRIIYSESHDADANGRARLNEEISPGDSDNLEARRRSGLAAALILTAPGIPMLFQGQEFMEEGSFSNWRALDWDKAAKHSGIILLYRDLIAARRNLRGHTPGLQGGLAEVLLCDEETNLLAYRRYAAGDAPGRSTVVVFNFSSAVRSGVTLPLPADGEWHVRLNSDWQGYSADFAGTESNSITAAGGQASITIGPYSLLIYSQDT from the coding sequence ATGAGCGCCCAACCTCAACAGACCAACGGAGTTACCGTCACCACTCACGGCGTCGTCTTTTGGCTGTGGGCACCGTTTGCCACAAGCGTCACTATCATGGGCGACTTCAACGATTGGTCAGAAACCGCGACTCCTTTGGTCCACCACGCCCATGGCTACTGGCGGGTTACTGTGAAAGAGGCTAGCGTCGGCCAGCAATACAAGTACTGTATTGTAGCAGCTGATGGCCGACTTCTCAAGAAGAACGACCCGCGGGCCTTGCAATTGACCGCCAGCGGCGACAACGCCATCATCGTCGATCCGGATTTTGATTGGCAGGACGACAGCTTCACCCTCGGCCCGGCCTATGACCAAGTCATCTACGAACTCCACATCGGCACCTTCAACCGGCCCGACGCCTCAACCAGCGGCACTTTCGACACCGCCATCGAGAAACTCGGCCACCTGGCAGCCTTAGGTATTACCGCCATCGAGCTCATGCCCTGCAGCGAGAACTGGATGGACCGTTGGTGGGGCTACACACCGGACTATCTCTATGCCGTCGAATCGGCCTACGGCGGCCGCCACGCCCTGATGCGCTTTGTCCGTGAGGCTCACAAGCGCGGCATCGGCGTCCTGCTCGACGTCGTCTACAACCACCTCAGCCCCGACCCGGGCCTCGACCTCTGGCAGTTCGACGGCTGGAGCGAAAACGGCCGCGGCGGCATCTACTTCTATAATGACTGGCGCGCCGTCACGCCGTGGGGCGATACCCGCCTGGATTACGGCCGCCCCGAAGTCCGCCAGTACATCACCGAGAACGTCCGCATGTGGCTGCGCGATTGCCACGTGGATGGCCTGCGCGTCGACTCGACCCACTACATCCGCAATGTGCTTGGCCGCGACAATGACCCGGAGACTGATATTCCTGACGGCTGGCAGCTACTGCGCGACATCACCACTACCGCGCGTGAAGCCAGTCCCGACGCCCTGCTCATTGCCGAAGATTCCGCCAGCAACCGGCTGGTCACCGAACCCGTCTCCGCCGGCGGCCTCGGCTTCAACGCCCAATGGGAGACACCGCTTCCCTACCTGCTGCGAGAGGTCCTCGGCCCGGGTGACGACAGCCAGCGCGATATCAGCCGCCTCAGCGACTTTCTGCAGGCCTGCGACCCTGCCAATCCGGCCAGCCGCGCCCCGTTCAGCCGCATCATCTACAGCGAGTCGCACGATGCCGACGCCAACGGCCGCGCCCGCCTCAACGAAGAAATCTCCCCTGGCGACAGCGACAACCTGGAGGCCCGCCGCCGCTCCGGCCTGGCCGCCGCCCTCATCCTGACCGCGCCGGGCATCCCCATGCTGTTCCAAGGTCAGGAATTCATGGAAGAGGGCAGCTTCAGCAACTGGCGAGCCCTCGATTGGGACAAGGCCGCCAAACACAGCGGCATCATCCTGCTCTACCGCGACCTGATCGCCGCCCGCCGCAATCTGCGTGGCCACACGCCAGGTTTGCAAGGCGGCCTGGCCGAGGTGCTGCTGTGCGACGAGGAGACCAACCTGCTGGCTTACCGCCGGTACGCCGCCGGCGACGCACCCGGCAGGAGTACCGTCGTCGTCTTCAATTTCTCGTCCGCCGTTCGCTCCGGGGTAACCCTGCCGCTGCCGGCCGACGGCGAGTGGCATGTCCGGCTTAACAGCGACTGGCAAGGCTACAGTGCTGATTTTGCCGGCACCGAGAGTAACAGCATCACTGCCGCCGGCGGCCAGGCGTCCATCACTATCGGCCCCTACTCACTTTTGATATATTCTCAAGATACCTAA
- a CDS encoding sigma-70 family RNA polymerase sigma factor, translating into MSEAYHFLPEQLSTDAPAPRERLRLVRVAEQEGPEGAEAHIGKVIAMGQCAVAEARSEAVEVFAELSGRIIDTDLLNSAVDLSEAEQAGALRIGIADGEALAVNGQVIRLTEKQRFIFNVLMTVGRGQSLASAEIDAFGFMPPETTRDAVHSARRRALQGLRAMLELAAPEVPVLEFDTTNSKRVRYGARRALFFETVELDGTEPEIVFSARAGAAQVSAPSAKKITAPKAAVSRKKTPRRTAGTAVGEAGEETIDYVDRGVGLEAAIGRAALLSAAEEVELAKAIEVGVLAAERLAALKAAGDTDLVLRRDLRMLQRQGEAAKRRMIESNLRLVKKFVSKYPDIPLDYDEKMQEGVFGLIRAVEKFDYTQGYKFSTYAVNWIRESIGSAIKRKGRAVYLPKYVVKEMQHMYASRDRLESRLGRTVTNDELADEIGMTSQRIAELLSYDRSTVSLDAPMGDENGAPFGASLDAAPAPPDIPRPDGAALHDDLVVALGDLDERERRAIVLSFGLLSGIQMEPDEVGRAIGVSEGTVRKFVRTGMGKIRDGGHAAALLRYCGQKEAS; encoded by the coding sequence ATGTCTGAAGCATATCATTTTTTACCGGAACAACTGTCGACCGACGCACCTGCTCCCCGCGAGCGGCTGCGTCTGGTCAGGGTTGCCGAGCAGGAGGGGCCGGAAGGTGCCGAGGCGCACATTGGCAAGGTTATCGCCATGGGGCAGTGTGCGGTGGCGGAGGCGCGGTCGGAAGCGGTAGAGGTCTTTGCCGAACTGAGTGGTCGCATCATTGATACCGACCTGCTGAACAGTGCCGTCGACCTGTCCGAAGCGGAGCAGGCCGGGGCACTCCGTATCGGTATTGCCGACGGTGAGGCGCTTGCTGTCAACGGTCAAGTCATCAGGCTTACGGAAAAACAACGCTTCATCTTCAACGTTTTGATGACCGTTGGACGCGGCCAGTCCCTGGCATCGGCAGAGATAGATGCTTTCGGCTTCATGCCGCCCGAAACAACCAGGGACGCCGTGCATAGCGCGCGGCGACGGGCTCTTCAAGGACTGCGGGCCATGCTGGAGCTGGCGGCGCCGGAAGTTCCGGTGCTGGAGTTCGATACGACTAATAGTAAGCGTGTTCGCTATGGTGCACGCCGGGCATTATTCTTTGAAACGGTCGAGCTAGACGGAACCGAGCCGGAAATAGTCTTTAGCGCACGGGCGGGAGCGGCCCAAGTGTCGGCGCCAAGCGCAAAAAAGATAACCGCTCCAAAGGCTGCCGTCTCCAGGAAAAAGACCCCTAGGCGTACCGCCGGCACAGCTGTAGGGGAAGCCGGGGAGGAGACCATCGACTATGTAGACCGTGGAGTCGGCCTTGAGGCCGCCATCGGCCGGGCTGCCCTGCTGAGTGCGGCAGAGGAGGTGGAGCTGGCCAAGGCTATCGAGGTGGGTGTGCTCGCCGCTGAGCGACTGGCTGCGCTGAAGGCCGCCGGCGACACTGACCTTGTGCTGCGGCGTGATCTGAGGATGCTGCAGCGGCAAGGTGAGGCTGCTAAGCGCCGCATGATTGAATCCAACCTGCGGCTGGTGAAGAAGTTCGTGAGTAAATACCCTGACATACCGCTCGATTATGACGAGAAGATGCAGGAAGGCGTCTTTGGTCTCATCCGTGCCGTCGAGAAGTTTGATTACACCCAGGGCTACAAGTTCTCAACCTATGCGGTCAACTGGATCAGAGAGTCGATCGGCAGCGCCATCAAGCGCAAGGGGCGTGCGGTGTATCTGCCAAAGTATGTCGTCAAAGAGATGCAGCATATGTACGCTAGCCGGGATCGCTTGGAGTCGCGGTTGGGTCGGACGGTCACCAATGACGAACTGGCGGATGAGATCGGCATGACGTCGCAGCGCATCGCCGAGCTACTGAGTTATGATAGGTCGACGGTCAGTCTTGATGCCCCCATGGGAGATGAGAACGGGGCGCCCTTCGGCGCATCGTTGGATGCCGCGCCTGCTCCGCCGGATATTCCCCGGCCCGACGGAGCAGCACTACATGACGATCTAGTGGTGGCACTCGGCGATCTTGATGAGCGCGAGCGTAGGGCCATCGTCCTGAGCTTCGGCCTGCTCTCTGGCATACAAATGGAGCCGGACGAGGTGGGCAGGGCTATCGGCGTCTCGGAGGGTACGGTCCGCAAGTTCGTCCGCACGGGGATGGGAAAGATCCGTGATGGCGGGCATGCGGCTGCACTTCTTAGATATTGTGGGCAAAAAGAAGCCAGCTGA
- the rplS gene encoding 50S ribosomal protein L19 — MFSLIQKVEAEHKKQKVVDVRSGDTVRVYQKIQEGNKERVQMFEGVVLCTSRRDSLTNTITVRRIASGVGVEKTFLLHSPLITKVEVTKRTKVRRNYLTYLRQRSGKSARLTGVDFDRKAVNDVEVAAPATETAEEAK; from the coding sequence ATGTTCTCACTTATCCAAAAAGTAGAAGCAGAGCACAAGAAGCAGAAGGTCGTCGACGTCCGTAGCGGCGACACTGTTCGCGTCTACCAGAAGATCCAGGAAGGCAACAAAGAGCGTGTCCAGATGTTCGAGGGTGTCGTTCTGTGCACCAGCCGCCGCGACAGCCTGACCAACACCATCACCGTGCGTCGTATCGCCAGCGGTGTCGGCGTCGAGAAGACGTTCCTGCTGCACAGCCCGCTGATCACCAAGGTTGAAGTTACCAAGCGTACCAAGGTCCGCCGTAACTACCTGACCTACCTGCGCCAGCGCAGCGGTAAGTCGGCCCGCCTGACCGGCGTCGACTTTGACCGCAAGGCCGTCAACGATGTCGAAGTAGCCGCTCCGGCTACCGAGACTGCTGAAGAAGCCAAGTAG
- a CDS encoding DUF305 domain-containing protein, whose translation MKKLTVGKAIIVLAGLLAVVAAGWYATTANRDQTASTDSMAGMDHGGAAQPAQDTVADNLAKLTAEYSSLQGDEFDKKYVGDMIEHHKGAVDMANMALSKAKHTELQTMAGSIIESQSKEIETMTAWQKAWGYPAVMDEFMMDHSTMGMTDMDAAFKDKTGDDFDKTFLQMMIEHHQGAVAMSRPAATNAKHDEVKQLAAEIIAAQEAEIAQMQQWLADWGYGQ comes from the coding sequence ATGAAGAAACTGACCGTTGGTAAAGCAATAATTGTACTTGCCGGTCTGTTGGCCGTTGTGGCGGCGGGCTGGTACGCGACTACTGCCAACCGCGACCAGACCGCCAGCACCGACAGCATGGCGGGCATGGATCATGGAGGCGCAGCGCAGCCTGCGCAGGACACTGTAGCCGACAATCTCGCAAAACTGACTGCCGAGTACAGTAGTCTGCAGGGTGATGAGTTTGACAAAAAATATGTCGGCGACATGATCGAGCACCACAAGGGTGCCGTCGACATGGCGAACATGGCCTTATCGAAAGCTAAGCATACCGAGCTCCAGACCATGGCCGGCTCAATCATCGAAAGCCAGTCGAAGGAAATTGAGACGATGACTGCCTGGCAAAAGGCATGGGGCTATCCGGCAGTGATGGACGAGTTCATGATGGATCACAGCACTATGGGCATGACTGACATGGATGCGGCTTTCAAGGATAAGACGGGCGACGACTTCGACAAGACATTCCTGCAGATGATGATTGAGCATCACCAGGGTGCTGTCGCCATGTCCCGTCCCGCTGCAACGAACGCCAAACACGACGAGGTGAAGCAGCTGGCCGCCGAGATAATTGCGGCCCAGGAGGCTGAAATTGCCCAGATGCAACAGTGGCTTGCCGACTGGGGTTACGGGCAATAG
- a CDS encoding ribonuclease HII translates to MIIGLDEVGRGAWAGPVVVAAAGIEPDRLAGLNDSKLLTKRRREALVPLIRQEAAFIGIGWVSARTIDAIGMSASLKLAAERAVEGLSVPFDEIIIDGTIKLLDHPLASTLPKADTLIPSVMAASVIAKVARDDYMAALAGIFPAYGFEKHVGYGTAAHTAALRAHGVSALHRQSFAPMSGMVGWTAKPVKAHTGIAPTAGQAAETLAAEWLVRQGYAVIERNWRTRGCEIDIIAQKDSAVSFVEVKYRRSTASGRGLDYVTPAKQRQMNYAAEVWRHSHGYTGDYRLAALEVGGLPMQVTEFVSDIHAG, encoded by the coding sequence ATGATTATCGGACTGGATGAAGTGGGGCGTGGCGCCTGGGCCGGGCCGGTGGTGGTGGCTGCTGCCGGCATAGAGCCGGACCGGCTGGCCGGCCTGAACGACAGCAAACTGCTGACAAAGCGGCGGCGCGAGGCGCTGGTGCCGCTAATTCGCCAGGAGGCGGCGTTCATTGGGATCGGCTGGGTATCGGCACGGACGATTGATGCCATCGGCATGTCGGCGTCGCTGAAGTTGGCAGCCGAACGGGCGGTCGAGGGGCTGAGTGTGCCGTTTGACGAGATTATCATCGATGGGACTATCAAGCTGCTCGATCATCCGCTGGCTTCGACACTGCCCAAGGCCGACACGCTGATTCCGTCGGTCATGGCGGCGTCAGTCATCGCCAAGGTGGCACGCGACGACTATATGGCGGCACTGGCGGGCATATTCCCGGCCTATGGGTTTGAAAAACACGTCGGCTATGGCACGGCGGCGCACACGGCAGCCTTGCGGGCGCATGGCGTCAGCGCACTGCACCGCCAGAGCTTCGCACCGATGAGCGGCATGGTGGGCTGGACGGCCAAGCCGGTCAAGGCACATACCGGCATCGCGCCTACGGCAGGCCAGGCCGCCGAGACGCTGGCGGCTGAGTGGCTGGTTCGCCAGGGATATGCGGTGATTGAACGGAATTGGCGCACGCGAGGCTGTGAAATTGATATTATTGCGCAGAAGGATAGTGCGGTGTCATTCGTCGAGGTGAAGTATCGGCGCAGTACTGCCAGTGGTCGCGGCCTGGATTATGTCACGCCTGCCAAACAGCGCCAAATGAACTATGCCGCCGAAGTCTGGCGGCATAGTCATGGGTACACTGGCGATTACCGCTTGGCGGCGCTCGAAGTCGGCGGCCTACCGATGCAGGTCACGGAATTTGTGTCAGATATTCACGCAGGCTAG